One genomic region from Salvia hispanica cultivar TCC Black 2014 chromosome 2, UniMelb_Shisp_WGS_1.0, whole genome shotgun sequence encodes:
- the LOC125207799 gene encoding uncharacterized protein LOC125207799, with amino-acid sequence MASRKRSISHDSDVSHLYKELDEALCPICMDHPHNAVLLICSSHVKSCRSYICDTSYRHSNCLDRFKKLKEENVDNLSATSLASEGSHNSVLSGNLDLTVATDHANHTHTRTSMVQIGMRQGDSGGQSTHNVNLSSGEGEGRVWENLDIGEPNMEKSEEVSKLRCPLCRGKVLGWKVVEEARKHLNLKTRSCSHELCLFSGSYRELRRHARRVHPTVRPADVDPSRQRAWHRLEGQREYNDIVSAIRSAMPGAVVFGDYVVDGGDRLSGERDRSGGAGEGSPLLSTLFLFQMFGSLEPGAEPRGGRSRQLARHRRAGTSSRRRYLWGENLLGHHNDDDDDDDQDHDTDLNIMSDLGDNASPIPRRRRRLTRAESDEGQQ; translated from the coding sequence ATGGCTAGTAGGAAAAGAAGCATATCACATGATTCAGATGTGTCTCATCTGTACAAGGAATTGGATGAAGCCTTATGTCCCATATGCATGGACCACCCCCACAATGCTGTTCTTCTCATTTGCAGTTCCCATGTTAAGAGTTGCCGCTCGTACATATGTGATACTAGCTATAGGCATTCAAATTGTTTGGATCGTTTTAAAAAACTGAAAGAGGAAAATGTAGACAACTTGTCTGCAACTAGTTTGGCATCTGAAGGTAGTCATAACTCTGTTTTGAGTGGGAATTTGGACCTAACAGTGGCGACAGATCATGcaaatcacacacacacacgaacTAGCATGGTACAGATTGGCATGCGTCAAGGAGATTCGGGTGGGCAGAGCACCCACAATGTTAATCTGAGTTCTGGTGAAGGAGAAGGAAGAGTTTGGGAAAACCTTGATATTGGGGAACCCAACATGGAGAAATCGGAAGAGGTATCAAAATTGAGATGCCCTCTATGCCGTGGGAAGGTTTTGGGGTGGAAAGTTGTTGAGGAGGCTAGAAAGCACCTGAACCTAAAGACTAGAAGCTGCTCTCATGAATTGTGTCTGTTCTCTGGTAGTTACAGGGAGCTGCGTAGGCATGCAAGAAGGGTTCATCCAACAGTGCGCCCGGCCGATGTCGATCCATCTAGACAGAGAGCCTGGCATCGCCTTGAAGGTCAGAGGGAGTACAATGATATTGTTAGTGCAATTCGTTCAGCCATGCCAGGGGCTGTTGTCTTTGGTGACTATGTGGTTGATGGTGGGGATAGGCTGTCGGGTGAAAGAGATAGAAGTGGAGGTGCTGGTGAGGGTAGCCCGTTGTTGAGCACCTTATTCCTGTTTCAGATGTTTGGTTCACTGGAACCTGGCGCTGAACCAAGAGGTGGCCGGTCAAGACAGTTAGCAAGACATCGCCGAGCTGGAACCTCTTCCAGACGTCGCTATCTCTGGGGGGAAAATCTATTGGGCCATCACAatgatgacgatgatgatgatgaccaGGATCATGATACAGACCTTAATATAATGAGTGATCTTGGTGATAATGCTTCTCCAATTCCAAGACGGCGTCGTAGGTTAACACGTGCTGAGTCGGATGAAGGTCAACAATAG
- the LOC125208345 gene encoding sterol 3-beta-glucosyltransferase UGT80A2-like isoform X1, with the protein MVAPTMPKPDEASSSTSSGEVSVKFEEDTPEVSGAAFDRSADASVSNGAASGSSGNARANFPRGNTMPPEILKSEKIEVPQGLERSRTERERWSTNVHAEEAAQIFDECIPVQEKLKLLNRIATVKDDGTVEFEVPVDVEHRSLAAGSNSVHTEVDEEVLDATDIQYIPPLQIVMLIVGTRGDVQPFVAIGKRLQDYGHRVRLATHSNFKEFVLTSGLEFHPLGGDPKVLAEYMVKNKGFLPSGPSEIPIQRNQMKEIIYSLLPACKDPDMDTGIPFKADAIIANPPAYGHTHVAEALKVPIHIFFTMPWTPTSEFPHPLSRVKQSAGYRLSYQIVDSLIWLGIRDMINDLRKKKLKLRPVTYLSGSQGSESNIPHGYIWSPHLVPKPKDWGPKVDVVGFCFLDLATNYEPPESLVNWLKAGTKPIYIGFGSLPVIEPEKMTKIIIEALEITKQRGIINKGWGGLGNLAKEKDFAYLLDNCPHDWLFLQCAAVVHHGGAGTTAAGLKAACPTTIIPFFGDQPFWGERVHARGVGPPPIPVDEFSLEKLVDAINFMLDPQVKERAVDLAKAMENEDGVIGAVKAFFKHLPREKLDPNPEPTPSNIFSIRRCFGCS; encoded by the exons ATGGTAGCGCCGACGATGCCGAAGCCGGATGAGGCAAGTTCTTCTACGAGCTCCGGAGAAGTTTCCGTCAAGTTTGAAGAAGATACTCCGGAGGTTTCTGGTGCCGCATTTGATAGAAGCGCCGATGCTTCCGTCTCCAATGGAGCCGCCAGCGGTTCTTCTG GGAATGCGAGAGCTAATTTTCCTAGGGGAAATACTATGCCGCCTGAAATCTTGAAATCCGAGAAAATAGAAGTGCCGCAGGGGTTAGAAAGGTCGAGGACAGAGAGGGAGAGATGGAGTACTAATGTTCATGCTGAAGAGGCTGCTCAGATTTTTGATGAATGTATTCCTGTGCAGGAGAAG CTCAAATTGTTGAACAGAATTGCTACAGTTAAAGATGATGGAACTGTAGAATTTGAAGTTCCAGTTGATGTTGAACATCGTAGCCTTGCAGCTGGCTCCAATAGCGTACATACAGAAGTTGATGAGGAGGTTCTTGATGCAACAGACATTCAGTATATTCCACCATTGCAGATTGTAATGCTAATTGTTGGAACTCGTGGAGATGTGCAGCCATTTGTTGCAATTGGAAAGCGACTACAG GATTATGGCCATCGTGTTAGATTGGCCactcattcaaattttaaagagTTTGTCTTGACATCTGGATTGGAATTCCATCCTCTTGGTGGGGATCCAAAAGTTCTTGCCGAAT ACATGGTAAAAAACAAAGGGTTCTTGCCTTCAGGGCCCTCAGAAATACCAATCCAAAGAAATCAAATGAAAGAGATAATATATTCACTGCTTCCAGCATGCAAAGATCCTGATATGGACACTGGGATTCCTTTTAAAGCAGATGCAATTATTGCCAATCCTCCTGCATACG GTCATACCCATGTTGCTGAAGCATTGAAAGTAccaattcatatatttttcacAATGCCTTGGAC GCCCACAAGTGAATTCCCACATCCTTTGTCTCGTGTTAAGCAATCAGCTGGATACAGA TTGTCGTATCAGATTGTAGACTCCTTGATTTGGCTAGGAATTCGAGACATGATTAATGATCttaggaaaaaaaagttgaagctGCGGCCTGTCACATATTTGAGTGGTTCACAAGGTTCTGAGTCAAATATTCCACATGGATATATCTGGAGCCCTCATCTTGTTCCTAAACCAAAAG ATTGGGGACCCAAGGTTGATGTCGTTGGATTTTGCTTCCTTGATCTTGCGACAAATTATGAACCACCTGAGTCACTTGTAAACTGGCTCAAAGCTGGCACAAAGCCTATCTATATTGGGTTTGGCAGTTTG CCTGTCATAGAGCCGGAGAAAATGACAAAGATAATCATTGAGGCTTTAGAAATAACTAAACAAAGAGGAATCATCAACAAAGGATGGGGTGGCCTTGGTAACT TGGCTAAAGAAAAAGACTTTGCATATCTTCTGGACAATTGTCCTCATGACTGGCTGTTCTTGCAGTGTGCTGCTGTG GTGCACCATGGAGGTGCTGGAACAACAGCTGCTGGTCTTAAAGCGGCG TGCCCAACAACCATTATTCCATTCTTTGGTGACCAACCATTTTGGGGAGAAAGAGTCCATGCCAGAGGCGTAGGCCCTCCACCAATTCCCGTGGACGAGTTTTCACTCGAAAAGTTGGTTgatgcaattaattttatgctaGACCCCCAG GTAAAGGAGCGTGCAGTTGATCTTGCAAAAGCCATGGAAAATGAAGATGGTGTTATAGGAGCCGTGAAGGCATTCTTCAAACACCTTCCACGTGAAAAACTTGACCCCAACCCTGAGCCCACACCATCAAATATCTTCTCCATAAGGAGGTGCTTTGGTTGTTCTTAG
- the LOC125208622 gene encoding uncharacterized protein LOC125208622 — translation MQILQWLLKIPEQEPPRIASNSTKKECDHEEKKVMPKELVILVSKRRKDVPKSKVSCENLILLRFFNQTLNLKGLGAFKGYQNPLQKKPKKKTSENKVLPIGEPWSSSNQVAGSEKTKKKKKAVSRMKELLKWAATAKVLNSKKEGVIGSKQLGEVDDDVEESPKISFIIDMEEAAAAGIGNWITSDSEFVVLEL, via the exons ATGCAG ATCCTTCAGTGGCTGTTGAAGATACCAGAGCAAGAACCTCCAAGAATAGCATCAAATTCAACTAAAAAGGAATGTGATCATGAGg aaaaaaaagtaatgccTAAAGAGTTAGTGATATTGGTGAGCAAGCGGAGAAAAGACGTGCCGAAGAGCAAAGTGAGCTGTGAAAATTTGATTCTTCTCCGTTTCTTCAACCAAACACTTAACCTCAAGGGACTAGGAGCCTTCAAGGGATACCAAAATCCATTGCAGAAGaagccgaagaagaagacatCAGAAAACAAGGTTTTACCTATTGGCGAGCCTTGGTCGAGCAGCAATCAGGTTGCTGGTTCGgagaagacgaagaagaaaaagaaagcaGTTTCGAGGATGAAGGAGTTACTCAAATGGGCTGCCACTGCCAAG GTTTTGAATTCGAAGAAAGAAGGTGTAATTGGTTCAAAGCAGCTGGGGGAGGTGGATGATGATGTGGAAGAGTCTCCCAAGATCAGCTTTATCATAGATATGGAGGAAGCAGCTGCAGCTGGCATTGGAAACTGGATCACCTCTGATTCTGAAT TTGTGGTGCTCGAATTGTGA
- the LOC125208345 gene encoding sterol 3-beta-glucosyltransferase UGT80A2-like isoform X2 gives MFMLKRLLRFLMNVFLCRRRIATVKDDGTVEFEVPVDVEHRSLAAGSNSVHTEVDEEVLDATDIQYIPPLQIVMLIVGTRGDVQPFVAIGKRLQDYGHRVRLATHSNFKEFVLTSGLEFHPLGGDPKVLAEYMVKNKGFLPSGPSEIPIQRNQMKEIIYSLLPACKDPDMDTGIPFKADAIIANPPAYGHTHVAEALKVPIHIFFTMPWTPTSEFPHPLSRVKQSAGYRLSYQIVDSLIWLGIRDMINDLRKKKLKLRPVTYLSGSQGSESNIPHGYIWSPHLVPKPKDWGPKVDVVGFCFLDLATNYEPPESLVNWLKAGTKPIYIGFGSLPVIEPEKMTKIIIEALEITKQRGIINKGWGGLGNLAKEKDFAYLLDNCPHDWLFLQCAAVVHHGGAGTTAAGLKAACPTTIIPFFGDQPFWGERVHARGVGPPPIPVDEFSLEKLVDAINFMLDPQVKERAVDLAKAMENEDGVIGAVKAFFKHLPREKLDPNPEPTPSNIFSIRRCFGCS, from the exons ATGTTCATGCTGAAGAGGCTGCTCAGATTTTTGATGAATGTATTCCTGTGCAGGAGAAG AATTGCTACAGTTAAAGATGATGGAACTGTAGAATTTGAAGTTCCAGTTGATGTTGAACATCGTAGCCTTGCAGCTGGCTCCAATAGCGTACATACAGAAGTTGATGAGGAGGTTCTTGATGCAACAGACATTCAGTATATTCCACCATTGCAGATTGTAATGCTAATTGTTGGAACTCGTGGAGATGTGCAGCCATTTGTTGCAATTGGAAAGCGACTACAG GATTATGGCCATCGTGTTAGATTGGCCactcattcaaattttaaagagTTTGTCTTGACATCTGGATTGGAATTCCATCCTCTTGGTGGGGATCCAAAAGTTCTTGCCGAAT ACATGGTAAAAAACAAAGGGTTCTTGCCTTCAGGGCCCTCAGAAATACCAATCCAAAGAAATCAAATGAAAGAGATAATATATTCACTGCTTCCAGCATGCAAAGATCCTGATATGGACACTGGGATTCCTTTTAAAGCAGATGCAATTATTGCCAATCCTCCTGCATACG GTCATACCCATGTTGCTGAAGCATTGAAAGTAccaattcatatatttttcacAATGCCTTGGAC GCCCACAAGTGAATTCCCACATCCTTTGTCTCGTGTTAAGCAATCAGCTGGATACAGA TTGTCGTATCAGATTGTAGACTCCTTGATTTGGCTAGGAATTCGAGACATGATTAATGATCttaggaaaaaaaagttgaagctGCGGCCTGTCACATATTTGAGTGGTTCACAAGGTTCTGAGTCAAATATTCCACATGGATATATCTGGAGCCCTCATCTTGTTCCTAAACCAAAAG ATTGGGGACCCAAGGTTGATGTCGTTGGATTTTGCTTCCTTGATCTTGCGACAAATTATGAACCACCTGAGTCACTTGTAAACTGGCTCAAAGCTGGCACAAAGCCTATCTATATTGGGTTTGGCAGTTTG CCTGTCATAGAGCCGGAGAAAATGACAAAGATAATCATTGAGGCTTTAGAAATAACTAAACAAAGAGGAATCATCAACAAAGGATGGGGTGGCCTTGGTAACT TGGCTAAAGAAAAAGACTTTGCATATCTTCTGGACAATTGTCCTCATGACTGGCTGTTCTTGCAGTGTGCTGCTGTG GTGCACCATGGAGGTGCTGGAACAACAGCTGCTGGTCTTAAAGCGGCG TGCCCAACAACCATTATTCCATTCTTTGGTGACCAACCATTTTGGGGAGAAAGAGTCCATGCCAGAGGCGTAGGCCCTCCACCAATTCCCGTGGACGAGTTTTCACTCGAAAAGTTGGTTgatgcaattaattttatgctaGACCCCCAG GTAAAGGAGCGTGCAGTTGATCTTGCAAAAGCCATGGAAAATGAAGATGGTGTTATAGGAGCCGTGAAGGCATTCTTCAAACACCTTCCACGTGAAAAACTTGACCCCAACCCTGAGCCCACACCATCAAATATCTTCTCCATAAGGAGGTGCTTTGGTTGTTCTTAG
- the LOC125207798 gene encoding 3-ketoacyl CoA thiolase 1, peroxisomal-like translates to MEKALNRQRVLLEHLQPTSYSRHNPQSSLSQSICSAGDGGAYQRTTAFGDDIVIVAAYRTAICKAKRGGFKDTLPDDLLATVLKAVIDRTNLNPSEVGDIVVGTVLAPGSLRAIECRMAAFYAGFPDSVPLRTVNRQCSSGLQAVADVAAFIKAGYYDIGIAAGLESMSVDNVDRFKSDNPKKDIFTQARDCLLPMGITSENVAQRFGVTREEQDQAAVISHHRAAAAIAAGKFKDEIVPVSTKIVDPKTGEAKPVVISVDDGVRPTTNLRDLAKLKPAFKSSGTTTAGNASQVSDGAGAVLLMKRSLAMQKGLPILGVFRSFAAVGVEPGVMGIGPAVAIPAAVKSAGLELKDIDLFEINEAFASQFVYCCKKLDLDTEKVNVNGGAMALGHPLGATGARCVATILNEMKRRGKDCRFGVISMCIGSGMGAAAVLERGDCVDDLTNARAASG, encoded by the exons atggagaaAGCACTTAACAGACAGAGAGTTCTGCTGGAGCATTTGCAACCCACTTCCTATTCTCGCCACAACCCTCAATCTTCTCTATCC CAATCCATATGTTCGGCGGGGGATGGTGGGGCCTATCAAAGAACAACTGCTTTTGGAGATGACATTGTTATCGTTGC CGCTTATCGAACTGCCATATGCAAAGCTAAGCGAGGGGGATTCAAGGATACCCTTCCAGATGATTTGCTTGCCACTGTACTAAAA GCGGTGATTGATAGAACAAATCTCAATCCCTCTGAGGTGGGAGATATAGTTGTAGGAACTGTCTTGGCTCCAGGTTCACTCAGAGCTATTGAGTGTCGGATGGCAGCTTTCTATGCTGGTTTTCCTG ATTCCGTACCTCTCAGAACAGTCAATAGACAATGTTCTTCTGGTCTCCAGGCTGTTGCTGATGTTGCTGCCTTCATAAAAGCGGGATATTATGATATAG GCATTGCTGCTGGATTGGAGTCTATGTCGGTAGACAATGTCGACAGGTTCAAGTCGGATAACCCAAAA AAAGACATTTTCACTCAAGCTCGTGACTGTCTCCTTCCAATGGGTATTACTTCTGAAAATGTTGCACAACGCTTTGGAGTAACTCGGGAAGAACAGGATCAAGCTGCT GTTATCTCCCATCACCGAGCTGCAGCTGCAATTGCAGCTGGGAAATTTAAAGATGAAATAGTTCCAGTTTCTACTAAG ATTGTTGACCCTAAAACTGGTGAGGCAAAACCTGTTGTAATCTCGGTAGATGATGGGGTTCGACCAACCACAAACTTGAGAGACCTGGCAAAGTTGAAGCCTGCATTCAAGAGCAGTGGAACTACAACAGCTG GAAATGCAAGTCAGGTGAGTGATGGTGCAGGAGCTGTTCTGTTGATGAAACGAAGTTTAGCTATGCAAAAGGGGCTTCCGATTCTTGGCGTATTTAG GAGTTTTGCTGCTGTGGGTGTGGAGCCTGGTGTCATGGGTATCGGCCCAGCTGTTGCTATCCCAGCCGCAGTCAAGTCAGCTGGTCTCGAACTTAAGGACATTGACTTGTTTGAGATAAATGAG GCGTTTGCTTCCCAGTTCGTATATTGCTGCAAAAAGCTAGACCTTGATactgaaaaagtaaatgtaaACGGAGGAGCAATGGCCCTTGGACATCCCCTGGGAGCTACAG GTGCTCGTTGCGTTGCTACAATACTTAATGAGATGAAACGTCGTGGCAAGGACTGTCGATTTGGTGTCATATCCATGTGCATAG GTTCAGGCATGGGTGCTGCTGCTGTGCTTGAAAGAGGGGATTGCGTTGACGACCTCACCAATGCACGCGCAGCCAGTGGATAA